The genomic region TTATCTATATGGATAACAAGTGTTTAAAACCAATGAAACTCATCTTCCCTCCCATCCTTTGCGATGCCTTCAGAAATGACTATCTTATCATCAATGACCCTGTATACTTTAAAGGGTTACCACTCAAGTTCTGAAGCACTTTTTAAGACACTTTTTAAGACACTTTTTAAGACACTTTTTAAGACACTTTTTAAGACACTTTCTCTGTGCTTTTTCTCTGTGCTTATTGCAAATCTCGATCTGGAAAGAGAACATGGAATCGAATCCTTGACAAAAGTATGGGGACATGCTTCATTGACAAAAGATCGATATATTATCAGCGAAGCTAGCAGAAGGAGAATTTATGGCCAAAGAGTGCAACAGAACTGACTTGGAACTGCGGTGGATCCGCATCCTACTAACCATTATCGCGATCCCCATGTTAGTACTAATTTTCAGAACCCTCAAATCCATCTTTATCCCTTTGGTATTTGCTGTATTCCTTAGCTTTGTTTTTGCTCCGTTGAATAAGTATCTGCGTAAGAAGAAAGTACACATCAGCGTTATCATGGTAGTGATGCTAGTGATCATCATTACCTTGATGATAGCATCCACAATGTTGCTCTTTTCAGCGGCAAATTCTTTGGTAACCGGCTTTCCACGCTATCAGGCCAGCCTGATCCAGAGGCTTCAGTCTGCAATGATGTATGTTCAGGAGTTTTCTGCCCGCTTTAATCTGGCCATGGAGGAGGGCTTCAATTACAATCTTTCGCAATTGATCTCTCCGGGAGGTTTTTCCATCTCTGGGGCGATATCCAATCTGATGGCTACTACGGTTGATATAGGCTGGAATTTCTTCCTGATCATCATCTTTCTTATGTTTATCGTAGCGCAGGATGGAAGCCTCGCAAAACGTTTGAACACTGTATTAAGTGAAGATGATCTGAAACGAACCGAGACTACATTGGGCAATATCCAACAACAAATCCAGCGCTATCTGCTCACCAAGACGGTTATCAGTCTGTGCACGGCCA from Candidatus Cloacimonadota bacterium harbors:
- a CDS encoding AI-2E family transporter; the protein is MAKECNRTDLELRWIRILLTIIAIPMLVLIFRTLKSIFIPLVFAVFLSFVFAPLNKYLRKKKVHISVIMVVMLVIIITLMIASTMLLFSAANSLVTGFPRYQASLIQRLQSAMMYVQEFSARFNLAMEEGFNYNLSQLISPGGFSISGAISNLMATTVDIGWNFFLIIIFLMFIVAQDGSLAKRLNTVLSEDDLKRTETTLGNIQQQIQRYLLTKTVISLCTAILSMILMMMYGVDFVLVCGILVFIMNFIPNIGSIISTGIPILISFLQSGLDLRTISFSILLIATEMLFGNVLEPKIQGQKMNLSPIMVLVSLIFWGWVWGIVGMVLAVPITSAINIVLIQIDEKNLVSAVISG